A stretch of DNA from Chitinivorax sp. PXF-14:
CGGCATGCGGCGGCTCAATCAGGGCGGCTGACAGGTGTCCGACGGCCTGCCCGCGGCGGCTTTGCTCGCCGACACCTACCTGCCGGGCCAGCTGTTCGCCATGGTGCGCGCCGACACGAGGCTGATGGCCTGCCTGCGCGCCGCGCGCTCGCTCGAACTGCCGGACTGGTATCTGGCAGCGGGCTGCATCCGCAACCTGGTGTGGGACAGGCTGCATGGCTACGCCGAGCCGAGCGGCGCGCAGGACATCGACCTGGTGTATTTCGACCCGGCCAGCCCACCCGAGCACGACCTCGATCTCGAACAGCAACTCAACCGCGCCTACCCGGCCGGCTGGGAGGTGGTCAACCAGGCGCACGTGCATCGCTGGTACCGCGGGCCGCTGGGCGACCCGACCACCCAGCTGAAAAGCACGCTGGACGGCCTTTCCCGCTGGCCGGAACAGGCCACCTGCATTGGCCTGCGGCTCGATGCCAAGGATGTGCTCAAGCTCGCTGCGCCATGTGGCCTCGAAGACCTGTTCACGCTGCGCTGGCGGCGCAACCCACGCGTTGCCGACAACGCCACGGTGCTGCGCCGCGCCGAGGAAAAGCGTGTGGCCGCACGCTGGCCGCGTGTGCTGATCGGCGACTGACAGCCGCGCATGAGCCGGACCTTCCACGCCACCTTTGGTGTGGCGCCGTCGCAACTCACACGCATGGAAATCGTGGTCGACCACACCGCCGATCCGACCCAGTAATTGCGTTCAAGCGCAAATAGGCTGAACGCTCTAGACTGCGGGGACGTCGATGAACCGGCTCACGCGCCAGCTACAAGGCCGTGAGCAGGCTCCGACGTCTTATAACAAGGAGATAACACCATGCGCACTCTCAAACAGTGGCTGACCCTCTATGGGGAAAGCCACCAGAACCCGGCCAATATCGCCATCCACAAGATTTGCGTGCCGACCATCGTCTTCACCGCCTTCGGCCTGTTGTGGACCATTCCTGTCCCCGATGGCATCCGCAATCTGCTCGGCATCAATGGCGTGGGCCTCGTCAACGCCGCCACGCTCGCCTTCCTGCTCGGCATGGCGTTCTACCTGCGGCTGTCGGGCATCATGGCGCTCGGCATGGGCATCATGTGTGCAGGCTTTCTGGCGCTGCTCGTGTGGCTGCAGGCCACGGGCGCGCACATCCTGCAATTGAGCGTGGTGATCTTCGTGGTGGCGTGGATCGGCCAGTTCATCGGCCACAAGATCGAGGGTAAGAAGCCGTCGTTCTTCGAAGACCTGCAATTCCTGCTGATCGGCCCGGCATGGACGCTCGCGGCGCTCTACCGCGGCCTCGGCATCCGCTACTGAGGTGCGCCATGGAACAGCGCTACACGAGCTTCGCCAGCTTCTATCCGTATTACCTGAGCGAGCACAGCAACCGCACCTGCCGCCGGCTGCATTTCGTCGGCAGCAGCCTGGTGCTGGGGCTGCTGCTCGCCGCCCTGCTCACCGCCCACCCGGCCCTGCTGTGGTGGATGCCGCTGGCGGGCTACGGCTTTGCCTGGGCCGGCCATTTCTTCTTCGAGCACAACCGCCCGGCGACCTTTCGTTACCCGGTCTATAGCCTGATCGGCGACTGGGTCATGTACTGGCAGATGATGACGGGCAAAATCCGCTTCTGACCGCCACCCGGCATGGGCCCACCGGCCCATGCCCTCCTCCCGCGCCGCCATCATGCCTGCGGCATAGCGCCACAAACCGCCGGACAGGCCGTCGCTGCTGACTTATCGCCCGATATTGGGCAAGCAAACGACGTTTAATTTCCTATACTCATTGCAAGGTCCGCCGTAGATTTCAACGCTTGTGCGGGAGGGAGCGCATGCGCCATGCGCATTGCTGGGTCGCCATCTGCCTCATGCTCGGCATGCTGTTGCCGGGCTGCAGCAGCACGCCCAAGCCGGTCAACGTGCGCGCGGTGGTCGAGGCGCAGAAGAACGTCAACCCGGACAGCAAAGGCCGCGCCTCGCCCGTGATCGTGCGCGTGTACGAGCTGAAGTCGCTCGCGACCTTCAACGACCTGGATTTCTTCTCGCTCTACGAGCGCGACAAGGAGACGCTGGGCGCCGAGATGCTCGCGCGTGAGGAACTGCAGCTCAAACCCGGCGAATCACGGCTGATCGAGCGGCCATTGCAGCTCGATACGCGCTATGTCGGCGTGGTGGCAGCCTTCCGCGATCTGGCGCGGGCGCAGTGGCGCGCCTCGGTGGCCATCCCGGCGGAACGCAAGAAGCTGCCGCTGGCGATCGGCGTGGACAAGACCAAAATATCCATCACCATCCCCGAATAGACGATGTCCTGGAACAGCAAAGTCATCTGGTCCGAGGGGATGTTCCTCGAACCACAACACTTCCAGCAGCACGACCGCCACGTCGAACGCATGATCGAGGGGCGCGTCGCGCCGATCGCGCCGTTCGGCTGGGGATTCAGCAGGCTGGAACTCGACGCGGCCGCCCTTACGCTGGGCAAGGTGCAGTTGCGCGAGGCGAAAGGGGTGCTGCCGGACGGCACCCCTTTTGATTTTCCGGCGCAGGATGCGCCGCCCGATGCCCTCGACATCCCGCCCGACACACGCAGCGCCAAAATCTACCTGGCGCTGCCGGTGCGCCGCGTGGGCCTGCCTGAGGCGACCAGCGACGGCGATGCGCTGGCGCGCTACCTGGTGGAAACACGCGAGGTCGTCGATACCCATTCAAGCGCCGACCACAGCGCGCCGATCGACACCGGCCGCCTGGCGCTGCGGCTGTTGCGCGAGCAGGATGCGACCGACGCCTATGCGCTGCTCGGCTGCGTGCGCGTGGTGGAGCGCCGCGCCGACAACCAGCTGACGCTCGACCGCGGCTACATCCCGCCGATGCTGTCGGTCGCGGCCGATACCACGCTGTCGAGCTACGCCAACGAGCTGCACGGCCTGTTGCACCAGCGCGCCGAGACGCTGGCCGCCAGGCTCGGCCAGCCGGGGCGCGGCGGAGTGGCCGAGATCGCGGATTTCCTGTTCCTGCAGACGCTGAACCGCTGCGAGCCCCTGTTCGCCCACCTGGCGGGCCATCCGCTGCTGCACCCGGAGCGGCTGTTCGCCGTGAGCCTGATGCTCGCGGGCGAGCTGTCGACCTTCAGCCAGAGCACCCGCCGGCCCTCGGCGATGCCGGGCTATCACCACGATGCGCTGGAGACCTGCTTTCCGCCGCTGATGGACGAGATACGCCGTACGCTGACCATGGTGATGGAGCAGACGGCGATCCCGATCGAGCTGCAGGACCGCAAATACGGCATCCGCGTAGCGGTGATCCCGGACCCGGAGCTGACGCGCCATGCCAACTTCGTCCTAGCGGTGAATGCGCAGATGCCGTCGGAGGCCGTGCGCACGCGTTTTCCGGCCCAGCTCAAGATCGGCCCGGTGGACAAGATCCGCGACCTGGTGAACCTGCAACTGCCCGGCATCGGGCTGCGCTCACTCGCCGTGGCGCCACGCGAGCTGCCTTACCACGCGGGCTTTCACTATTTCGAGCTCGACCGCAACGGCGAACTGTGGAAACAGCTTGAGCGCACGGGCGGGCTGGCGATGCATGTGTCGGGCGAATTCCCCGGCCTGGAGATGGAGTTCTGGGCCATCCGCGAGTGAGCGGCCCGCACTGATTCGGCCCGGCTTGCCGCCTGGCCATGGCTTCGGCCAGGCGCAGGCACGCGCCGGGCCACGAGAACCCTTGCTTGAGGCGATCCCATGTCGCAGGACGATCCGTTTGCCACGCCGAGCGGCGACCGCACCATCATCATGCCCTCGCCACGCGGCCGCGCCGCGCAGACGCCGCCGCCCGCGCCGCAGCCGGCGGGCCCGGCGGCCTTGCCAGACGACGGCCCAGCGGCGCTGGCCGGCCTGAACCCATTGCTGGCGATCGCCAACCCCCTGCTCGACATCGTGCCGCAGCTGCGCGCAACGCCGGTTCACAACGACCCGGCCGGCCTGCGCGACTTTCTGGCGCAGGGTATCCGTGAATTCGAGTCGCGCGGGCGCGCGCTCAATCTGCCGCAAGAGGTGATGATCGGCGCGCGCTACTGCCTGTGCACGCTGCTCGACGAGACCGCTGCCTCCACGCCGTGGGGCGGCTCGGGGGTGTGGGCCGGGCACAGCCTGCTGTCGATGTTCCACAACGAGACCTGGGGCGGCGAAAAGTTCTTCCTGCTGCTCGCCAAGCTGGCGGAAAACCCAAGGGCCAATCGCGACCTGCTGGAGCTGATGTACGCCTGCCTGGCGCTCGGCTTCGAAGGCCGCTACCGCGTGCTCGACAACGGCGCGTCGCAGCTCGATGCGCTGCGCCACCGGCTGGCCGACATCCTGCGCAAGGAGCGCGGCGAATACGAGCGGGACCTGTCGGCGCAGTGGCTGCCGGCGCAGATGAAGCGCTCGCGCGTGCTGATGCACCTGCCGCTATGGGTGGCCGCCGTGGTGGCCGTTGCCGTGCTGTTTCTGGCCTATCTTGGGCTCAGCATCCGGCTCAATCACGCCTCCGACCCGCTGTTCGCGCAGATCCAGTCCATCCGCGCCAAGGCGCCGCCGCCCGTCGTCGTCGCCCCGCCGCCGGCGCCCAGCCCGCGTTTGGCGACCTTCCTCGCGGAAGAAGTACGGCAGGGCCTGGTTTCGGTGCGTGAGGATGCCAACGCCAGCGTAGTGACGATACGCGGCGACGGCCTGTTCGCCCCCGGCAATGCGACGATCGAAGCCAATTACCTGCCCCTGCTCGGCCGCATCGCCGCAGCGCTCAACGGCGTGGCGGGCCGCGTGCAGGTCACCGGCCACACCGACAACCGGCCGATCCGCTCGGCGCGCTTCCCGTCCAACTGGCACCTGTCGCAGGAGCGCGCGCGCAACGTCATGCAGATCCTGCAGGATGGCCTGAAGACGCCGAGCCGCATCAGCGCCGAGGGCCGCGCCGACGCCGAGCCGATCGCCGCCAACGACACGCCCGATGGCCGCTCGCGTAACCGCCGCGTGGAAATCACCCTGTATGCGACCAAGGTGGCACCATGAAGAAGTTGCTCGGAGCGATTTTCAACCGCCACGTGCTGACGCTGCTTGGCCTGATCCTGCTGGCGCTGCTGATCTGGCTCGTCGGTCCGTTGATCGCGATCGCCGAATTCCGCCCGCTCGACCCGCGCTGGGTGCGCATCACGCTGATCGCCGCCGCCTTTGCCATCTACCTCGGCAGGCTGCTGTGGCGCTGGCTGCAGAACCGCAAGAAGAACGCCCAGTTGATGGATGGCCTGCTGGCCGCCCACGCGCCGGCCGGGCCCGATACCCAGGGCCCGGGCGCTGAAGAAGTCGCGCTGCTGCGGCAACGCTTCGAAGAGGCCGTGGGCGTGCTCAAGCAGTCGCGCCTCGGTGGCCAGAAGCGGCAATCGCCGCTGTCGGCGCTGTTTGGCAGCCTGACGCAGCGCTATGTCTACGAGCTGCCTTGGTATGTGTTCATCGGCGCGCCCGGCTCGGGCAAGACGACCGCGCTGGTGAACGCCGGGCTCAAGTTTCCGCTCGCCGACAAGTTCGGTCAGAACGCGATCCGCGGCATCGGCGGCACGCGCAATTGCGACTGGTGGTTCACCGACGAAGCCGTGCTGCTCGACACCGCCGGCCGCTACACCACGCAGGAGAGCAACCAGTCGGCCGACGCGGCGGCGTGGCAGGGTTTCCTCGCACTGCTCAAGAAATTCCGCCCGCGCCGCCCGATCAACGGCGTGATGCTGACGGTCAGCGTGACCGACCTGCTGCAGCAGAACGCGATGCAGCGCGAGCAGCACGCCGCGGTGCTGCGCACGCGCATTCAGGAGCTCTACGGCGAGCTCGGCGTGCGCTTCCCGATCTATGTGCTGGTGACCAAGGCCGACCTGCTCGCGGGCTTCATGCAGTTTTTCGGCGAGCTCGGCGCCGAGGAGCGCGCGCAGGTCTGGGGGGTGACCTTCCCCTACCACGAAGAGCCGGCGGCCGACCCGACCGCTGCGCTCGGCAATGATCTCACCGCGCTGGAGCGGCGCCTGAACGACCGCCTGATCGACCGCCTGGAGCAGGAGCGCGACCCGCAACGGCGCGCGCAGCTTTACCTGTTCCCGCAGCAGTTCGCGATGATCCGCCACCTGCTGACGGACTTCCTGCAGTCGGTGTTCGCACCGTCGAGCTACGAGATCCCGCCCTTGCCGCGCGGCGTGTATTTCACCAGCGGCACGCAGGAAGGCAGCCCGATCGACCGGGTGATGGGCGCGCTGGGCCGCAGCTTCAAGCTCGAAAGCCGCCTGCTGCCGGCGCAGCGGCCAAGCGGCAAGAGCTTCTTCCTGAGCCGGCTGATCCGCGACGTGCTGTTTGCCGAAAGCCAGCTCGCCGGCACCAATCTGCGCTGGGAGCGCCGCCGGGCGATGCTGGCGCTGGCCGGCTTCGCCGCCGCCGGCCTGATCACGGCCGGCATGCTGAGCGCCTGGGGCATCTCGTATTCGCGCAACAGCAGCTATCTGGCCGATGTCGCGGCCCGGCTGCCGGCGGTCAGACAGCGCGTGCAGGCCATCGCCGTGCCCGGCACGCCGGACGTGCTGCCACTGATGCCGCCGCTGACCGAGCTGCGCCATGTCGCCGACACACCCGAGTTCATGGCGGCCAAGCCACCGCTGTCCTTCGGCTGGGGCCTCTACCAGGGCGACAAGCTCGATACGGCGGCCGACATCGCCTATCGCCACCTGCTGCGCGACGCGATGCTGCCGAAACTCGGGCTGCGGCTGGAAACCCTGCTGCGCAGCAGCGGCGAATCGCATGCCGACCTGCTGTACGAGGCGCTCAAGGCCTACCTGATGCTGACCGATGCCGAGCACTTCGATGGCGCCGATTTCAAGGCCTTTGTCGAGGCGGACTGGGACGAAAACCTGCCGCACGACGTCAGCAGCGACGACCGCGACCAGCTCAGGGCACATTTGGCCGCCCTGCTCGAAAACGGCCAGCCGCAATACCCGCTGCCGCTCGACAAGGCACTGGTCGCGAGCACGCGCAGCTCGATCGCCCAGACACCGATCTCACGCCGCATCTACAATCGTATCCGCCGCGCCGGACTCGGCACCGATCTGCCCGAATTCACCATCGCCCAGGCCGCTGGCCCAGCCGCCGCGCTGGCCTTCTCACGCCAGAGCGGCCAGCCGCTGACGCGCGGCGTGCCGGGCCTGTTCAGCGTGGAAGGCTACAAGCGCTTCAAGAAAGCCTCGGAAGAAGTCACCGCACAACTGGCCACCGAGGAAGGCTGGGTGCTGGGCAGCCCGGGTAAGGCCGACAAGGTGCGCGATGCCAAGGAGGAAGCCGCCCTGCTCGGCGAGGTGCGCCGCCTCTACCTGGAGGACTATGGCAACACCTGGGATGCCTTCGTCAAGGACATCCACGTCGTCAGCGGCGGCGGGCGCAAGCAGAGCCTGCAGACGGTGAGCCTGCTGTCGGCGCCCGATTCGCCGCTGCCCAAGCTGTTGCGCGC
This window harbors:
- a CDS encoding DUF962 domain-containing protein; protein product: MRTLKQWLTLYGESHQNPANIAIHKICVPTIVFTAFGLLWTIPVPDGIRNLLGINGVGLVNAATLAFLLGMAFYLRLSGIMALGMGIMCAGFLALLVWLQATGAHILQLSVVIFVVAWIGQFIGHKIEGKKPSFFEDLQFLLIGPAWTLAALYRGLGIRY
- a CDS encoding Mpo1-like protein, with translation MEQRYTSFASFYPYYLSEHSNRTCRRLHFVGSSLVLGLLLAALLTAHPALLWWMPLAGYGFAWAGHFFFEHNRPATFRYPVYSLIGDWVMYWQMMTGKIRF
- the tssM gene encoding type VI secretion system membrane subunit TssM codes for the protein MKKLLGAIFNRHVLTLLGLILLALLIWLVGPLIAIAEFRPLDPRWVRITLIAAAFAIYLGRLLWRWLQNRKKNAQLMDGLLAAHAPAGPDTQGPGAEEVALLRQRFEEAVGVLKQSRLGGQKRQSPLSALFGSLTQRYVYELPWYVFIGAPGSGKTTALVNAGLKFPLADKFGQNAIRGIGGTRNCDWWFTDEAVLLDTAGRYTTQESNQSADAAAWQGFLALLKKFRPRRPINGVMLTVSVTDLLQQNAMQREQHAAVLRTRIQELYGELGVRFPIYVLVTKADLLAGFMQFFGELGAEERAQVWGVTFPYHEEPAADPTAALGNDLTALERRLNDRLIDRLEQERDPQRRAQLYLFPQQFAMIRHLLTDFLQSVFAPSSYEIPPLPRGVYFTSGTQEGSPIDRVMGALGRSFKLESRLLPAQRPSGKSFFLSRLIRDVLFAESQLAGTNLRWERRRAMLALAGFAAAGLITAGMLSAWGISYSRNSSYLADVAARLPAVRQRVQAIAVPGTPDVLPLMPPLTELRHVADTPEFMAAKPPLSFGWGLYQGDKLDTAADIAYRHLLRDAMLPKLGLRLETLLRSSGESHADLLYEALKAYLMLTDAEHFDGADFKAFVEADWDENLPHDVSSDDRDQLRAHLAALLENGQPQYPLPLDKALVASTRSSIAQTPISRRIYNRIRRAGLGTDLPEFTIAQAAGPAAALAFSRQSGQPLTRGVPGLFSVEGYKRFKKASEEVTAQLATEEGWVLGSPGKADKVRDAKEEAALLGEVRRLYLEDYGNTWDAFVKDIHVVSGGGRKQSLQTVSLLSAPDSPLPKLLRAIVEQVTLVKKQDEQKTLVEKGEDRFKETTKTLRKLVGEDKPAATLDTASSAQTLVDDRFDGLRRLVTPSAPGQPAPIDATTALLKELYAQMTAADAAIQGGNAPPPSDVANKAKVEAGLAPEPVRGMLLVLSDAAASQALSGVKENISQLMGANIGDFCSKAIAGRYPFVKGSARDVTQDDFAHLFAQGGLLDDFFQKNLLTLVDTSTRPWSYRQLSDRKMSDSTGALAQFQRAQAIRDVFFRGGGRGAAMRLDFKPIEMDASITQFILDVDGQLVKYSHGPQVIMPVQWPGPRGSTQVRLQLSPPLANGSSGQVYEGPWALFRMFDKVQIEPSGQPEKFIAVFNVDGRKARFEVATGSVQNPFRLRELDQFQCPERL
- a CDS encoding DotU family type VI secretion system protein translates to MSQDDPFATPSGDRTIIMPSPRGRAAQTPPPAPQPAGPAALPDDGPAALAGLNPLLAIANPLLDIVPQLRATPVHNDPAGLRDFLAQGIREFESRGRALNLPQEVMIGARYCLCTLLDETAASTPWGGSGVWAGHSLLSMFHNETWGGEKFFLLLAKLAENPRANRDLLELMYACLALGFEGRYRVLDNGASQLDALRHRLADILRKERGEYERDLSAQWLPAQMKRSRVLMHLPLWVAAVVAVAVLFLAYLGLSIRLNHASDPLFAQIQSIRAKAPPPVVVAPPPAPSPRLATFLAEEVRQGLVSVREDANASVVTIRGDGLFAPGNATIEANYLPLLGRIAAALNGVAGRVQVTGHTDNRPIRSARFPSNWHLSQERARNVMQILQDGLKTPSRISAEGRADAEPIAANDTPDGRSRNRRVEITLYATKVAP
- the tssJ gene encoding type VI secretion system lipoprotein TssJ, yielding MRHAHCWVAICLMLGMLLPGCSSTPKPVNVRAVVEAQKNVNPDSKGRASPVIVRVYELKSLATFNDLDFFSLYERDKETLGAEMLAREELQLKPGESRLIERPLQLDTRYVGVVAAFRDLARAQWRASVAIPAERKKLPLAIGVDKTKISITIPE
- a CDS encoding nucleotidyltransferase family protein, with the protein product MSDGLPAAALLADTYLPGQLFAMVRADTRLMACLRAARSLELPDWYLAAGCIRNLVWDRLHGYAEPSGAQDIDLVYFDPASPPEHDLDLEQQLNRAYPAGWEVVNQAHVHRWYRGPLGDPTTQLKSTLDGLSRWPEQATCIGLRLDAKDVLKLAAPCGLEDLFTLRWRRNPRVADNATVLRRAEEKRVAARWPRVLIGD
- the tssK gene encoding type VI secretion system baseplate subunit TssK, giving the protein MSWNSKVIWSEGMFLEPQHFQQHDRHVERMIEGRVAPIAPFGWGFSRLELDAAALTLGKVQLREAKGVLPDGTPFDFPAQDAPPDALDIPPDTRSAKIYLALPVRRVGLPEATSDGDALARYLVETREVVDTHSSADHSAPIDTGRLALRLLREQDATDAYALLGCVRVVERRADNQLTLDRGYIPPMLSVAADTTLSSYANELHGLLHQRAETLAARLGQPGRGGVAEIADFLFLQTLNRCEPLFAHLAGHPLLHPERLFAVSLMLAGELSTFSQSTRRPSAMPGYHHDALETCFPPLMDEIRRTLTMVMEQTAIPIELQDRKYGIRVAVIPDPELTRHANFVLAVNAQMPSEAVRTRFPAQLKIGPVDKIRDLVNLQLPGIGLRSLAVAPRELPYHAGFHYFELDRNGELWKQLERTGGLAMHVSGEFPGLEMEFWAIRE